From one Phocoena sinus isolate mPhoSin1 chromosome 6, mPhoSin1.pri, whole genome shotgun sequence genomic stretch:
- the FREM1 gene encoding FRAS1-related extracellular matrix protein 1 isoform X8, which produces MVTQESMLKAALPLFARFIVSNGLQTKPGVFEITLETVDTALPVVTRNKGLRLAEGATGLLSPDLLQLTDPDTPAENLTFLLAQLPRHGQLYLRGTVPLPHSFTQLDVDSGHVTYRHSGGHSRTDRFTFVATDGTNQGFLVDGRRWQEPVSFTIQVDQVDKAAPHITHLHSPSQVGLLKNGCYGIYITSHVLKASDPDTDGNQIIFKILRGPQHGHLENTTTGEFIHEKFSQKDLNSKTVLYIINPSLEVNSDTIEFQVMDPMGNSATPQILELKWSHIEWSQTEYEVCENVGILPLEITRKGYSMDSAFVSVKVNQVSATAGKDFTMTPSKLIQFDPGMSTKMWNIAITYDGLEEDDEVFEVILNSPVNAVLGTKTKTAVKILDSKGGQCHPSYAFNANMPNAWEKGIWSLLSPGASSRTTSGSFHPERRPLPSSKQLAVAKGDTLRDFDSEDLSLMKLRTQGNGKSVHPSSVYRNGTDIIYNYHGMISLKLEDDSSSTHKSKAKVSIVSHPQKTIKVAELPQADKEESTTGSHFPQQDRLPSFPKNCTLELKGLFHFEESLQKLYKCNGIAWKSWSPHTKVEDKSCPAGWHHHLGYCHSLITEQKGTWIIAAQACREHHLGSLVTVLSRQHMQWLWDISGRKPFWIGLNDQVHAGHWEWIGGEPVTFTNWRRGPPQRSKPGKNCVLVQRQGKWQTKDCKKGRSHNYMCSRKL; this is translated from the exons ATGGTGACACAAGAATCCATGTTGAAGGCTGCCTTGCCTCTCTTTGCCAGATTCATCGTGAGCAATGGACTGCAGACCAAGCCCGGGGTGTTTGAGATCACACTGGAGACTGTGGACACAGCCTTACCCGTGGTGACCAGGAACAAGGGGCTGAGACTGGCTGAAGGGGCCACGGGCCTCCTCTCCCCTGACCTCCTTCAGCTGACCGACCCTGACACTCCAGCGGAGAACCTCACCTTCCTTTTGGCCCAGCTTCCACGACACGGCCAGCTCTACCTGCGGGGGACAGTGCCGCTTCCACACAGTTTCACTCAGCTGGACGTGGACAGCGGGCATGTGACCTACAGGCACTCGGGAGGGCACTCTCGCACCGACCGCTTTACTTTTGTGGCCACGGATGGGACAAACCAAGGCTTTCTTGTGGATGGGAGAAGGTGGCAGGAACCTGTTTCATTCACCATCCAG GTGGACCAGGTGGACAAAGCAGCCCCCCACATCACACATTTGCATTCCCCTTCTCAAGTGGGGCTCCTGAAAAATGGTTGTTATGGGATTTACATCACTTCCCACGTGTTGAAGGCATCTGACCCCGACACTGATGGCAATCAGATCATCTTTAAGATTTTACGAGGCCCCCAACATGGACATCTGGAGAATACAACAACAG gTGAATTTATCCATGAGAAATTTAGCCAAAAGGACTTAAACAGTAAGACCGTTCTTTACATCATAAACCCATCTTTGGAAGTAAATTCAGATACCATAGAATTTCAAGTCATGGACCCCATGGGGAACTCTGCCACTCCTCAAAT CTTGGAACTGAAGTGGTCTCATATCGAGTGGTCACAGACTGAATATGAGGTCTGTGAGAATGTGGGCATATTGCCCTTGGAAATTACCAGAAAGGGATATTCCATGGACTCGGCCTTTGTGAGTGTAAAG GTTAACCAAGTGTCAGCTACAGCTGGAAAGGATTTCACTATGACTCCATCTAAGCTGATTCAGTTTGACCCAG GAATGTCAACTAAGATGTGGAATATAGCAATTACCTATGACGGATTAGAGGAAGATGATGAGGTCTTTGAAGTAATTCTGAACTCCCCCGTGAATGCGGTTCTTGGCACAAAGACAAAAACTGCAGTGAAAATTTTGGACTCAAAAGGAG GACAGTGCCATCCTTCATATGCCTTCAATGCAAACATGCCCAATGCGTGGGAGAAGGGCATTTGGAGCCTGCTCTCCCCAGGGGCTTCCTCACGCACCACTTCTGGTTCCTTTCATCCGGAAAGAAGACCCCTTCCATCTTCCAAGCAGCTAGCAGTCGCCAAGGGAGACACCCTGCGGGACTTTGATTCTGAAGATCTTTCTCTCATGAAGCTTAGGACCCAAGGGAATGGCAAAAGC GTCCATCCATCCTCTGTTTATAGAAATGGAACAGACATCATCTACAAT TATCATGGAATGATTTCCCTGAAACTGGAGGATGACAGTTCCTCAACTCACAAAAGTAAGGCCAAAGTATCCATTGTTAGTCATCCACAAAAGACAATCAAAGTGGCAGAACTGCCTCAAGCAGATAAGGAGGAATCCACAACCGGCTCACACTTCCCCCAACAG GACCGTTTGCCCTCATTTCCAAAGAACTGCACACTGGAATTAAAGGGACTCTTCCACTTTGAAGAAAGCCTCCAAAAGCTGTATAAGTGCAATGGAATTGCCTGGAAATCTTGGAGCCCTCACACCAAG GTGGAAGATAAATCATGCCCAGCTGGGTGGCACCATCACTTAGGCTACTGCCACTCCTTGATCACAGAGCAGAAGGGCACCTGGATCATAGCCGCCCAAGCTTGCAGGGAACA TCACCTGGGCAGCCTTGTAACTGTCCTCTCCAGGCAGCATATGCAATGGCTTTGGGACATCAGTGGAAGAAAGCCCTTTTGGATAG GTTTGAATGACCAAGTGCATGCTGGCCACTGGGAGTGGATCGGCGGTGAACCTGTGACCTTCACCAACTGGAGGAGAGGGCCTCCTCAACGTTCAAAGCCTGGCAAGAACTGTGTTTTGGTTCAAAGACaaggaaaatggcaaacaaaGGACTGTAAGAAGGGCAGATCTCACAATTATATGTGCTCCAGGAAACTCTAA